From a single Capsicum annuum cultivar UCD-10X-F1 chromosome 12, UCD10Xv1.1, whole genome shotgun sequence genomic region:
- the LOC107849284 gene encoding nucleolin 2-like, whose product MDSGNASIQSSNSIGEDVRKRKRDNRRREFSPGTCESFTKRPFNDEISDDDDLSDEESDPDILSIDEEIAGNTTSSSESVPESSSDEDDDSDHVHVIEKEEAAVNAVGLRSPTCRVAEILEEFIESESEDSSDEDNDDPKDKDYRVSSDSRQHDESDDVSYPIKRKRNEEGKSKSKGGLVTQLAVEDEKHNKRRAYFLRPRSLSRSKKKKLNHGSYSSPILISDDEESKSSSKEDCEVDDSVQNAVRKDRKTQNTVLEDSVFLKFAVDSTIHVDAHDKFTSPEEKEQAPEKETLPLIFWFEDEEPVSPEKEEWEKEMEGLFVEMDILESQNDFTNPAVSPMQNGEMSACQMGNDHLVQDEQIGLICTVCSHVHLESKYIFPPFAERTLGRME is encoded by the exons ATGGATTCAGGGAATGCCTCAATTCAGTCTTCGAACTCTATTGGAGAGGATGTGAGGAAAAGGAAAAGGGACAATCGGAGGAGGGAGTTCAGTCCAGGAACTTGTGAGTCCTTCACGAAACGACCTTTCAACGATGAAATatctgatgatgatgatttgtcAGACGAGGAGAGTGATCCTGATATTCTTAGCATTGACGAGGAGATTGCTGGAAATACAACCTCATCTTCTGAATCGGTTCCTGAATCTTCaagtgatgaagatgatgattcGGATCATGTTCATGTCATTGAGAAGGAGGAGGCTGCTGTAAATGCTGTTGGGTTAAGGAGTCCAACATGCAGGGTTGCGGAGATATTGGAAGAGTTCATTGAGTCGGAATCTGAGGATTCGAGTGATGAAGATAATGATGACCCCAAAGACAAGGATTACCGGGTTTCATCAGATTCTAGACAGCACGATGAATCAGATGATGTGAGCTATCCTATAAAACGaaaaagaaatgaagaaggaaaaagtAAGTCAAAAGGTGGGCTCGTAACACAGCTTGCTGTTGAGGATGAAAAGCATAACAAGCGCCGTGCATATTTTCTTCGGCCACGCTCACTTTCTAGGTCCAAAAAGAAGAAGTTAAACCATGGAAGCTATAGTAGCCCCATTCTAATTAGTGATGACGAGGAGTCTAAATCCTCATCTAAAGAAGACTGCGAGGTTGACGACTCGGTGCAAAATGCTGTTCGAAAGGATAGAAAGACTCAGAATACGGTTCTTGAAGATTCTGTATTTCTGAAGTTTGCAGTTGATTCTACAATACATGTTGATGCTCATGATAAATTCACTTCTCCTGAAGAGAAAGAGCAGGCTCCTGAAAAGGAAACACTTCCTTTAATATTCTGGTTTGAAGATGAGGAACCTGTTTCCCCGGAGAAAGAAGAATGGGAAAAGGAAATGGAAGGTCTTTTTGTTGAAATGGACATCTTAGAATCACAGAATGACTTTACAAATCCAGCTGTTTCGCCAATGCAAAATGGAGAAATGAGTGCCTGTCAGATGGGGAACGATCATCTTGTTCAAGATGAACAAATTGGACTCATCTGTACAGTTTGTTCACATGTGCATTTGGAGAGCAAGTACATCTTCCCTCCTTTT GCTGAGAGAACTCTAGGGAGGATGGAATAA